In Calothrix sp. PCC 7507, one DNA window encodes the following:
- a CDS encoding ferritin-like domain-containing protein has product MTVTYPRKFQNALSARDILKQVVRDREIHLITLNRYRYSEQRSCKDLTNLIEQLNGQPRELVRELSHHVADEARHAMWLTDLLVELGANVGKPPGGSYIDEFERLLDHEHQDPATNLDDFVISVLAAINITEKRGCEYFSAHIHALKQAPQTAENIKIREAIAKILPEEAGHVRWGNRWLAQLADKSPEHRQKVVQAKNKYAAIEQAAFESGMDITLGAELRRVVNLVEVANNMPLWQRPQYLMERLPQTLLAPELQFTRIQAAQRAWQRDPQAFMEKFVPMFLNGIKSREKTLSKAEK; this is encoded by the coding sequence ATGACAGTTACCTACCCACGGAAATTTCAGAATGCTTTGAGTGCGAGAGACATCCTCAAACAGGTAGTACGCGATCGCGAAATTCATCTGATTACCCTCAACCGCTACCGCTACAGTGAGCAACGTAGTTGCAAAGACCTCACAAACCTGATAGAACAACTCAATGGGCAGCCACGGGAACTAGTGCGGGAATTGTCCCACCACGTTGCTGATGAAGCACGTCACGCGATGTGGTTGACTGATTTGCTGGTGGAATTGGGCGCTAATGTCGGTAAGCCCCCTGGCGGATCTTATATTGATGAATTTGAACGGCTACTCGACCACGAACACCAAGATCCAGCTACGAACTTGGATGATTTTGTGATTTCCGTTCTCGCAGCTATCAACATCACCGAAAAACGGGGCTGTGAGTATTTCTCTGCCCATATTCATGCCCTTAAACAAGCACCACAAACTGCAGAAAATATTAAAATCAGAGAAGCGATCGCCAAAATTTTACCAGAAGAAGCCGGACACGTCCGTTGGGGTAACCGCTGGCTGGCACAGTTAGCAGATAAGAGTCCAGAACACCGGCAAAAAGTAGTCCAAGCCAAAAATAAGTATGCCGCCATCGAGCAAGCAGCCTTTGAGTCTGGGATGGATATCACCTTGGGTGCAGAACTGCGGCGCGTTGTCAACCTAGTAGAAGTAGCAAACAACATGCCCCTCTGGCAGCGTCCCCAATACTTAATGGAGCGCTTACCGCAAACCTTGCTAGCACCTGAGTTGCAGTTTACCAGGATTCAGGCTGCACAAAGAGCTTGGCAACGTGATCCACAAGCTTTCATGGAGAAGTTTGTCCCCATGTTCCTCAACGGCATTAAAAGCCGGGAAAAAACCTTGTCAAAAGCTGAGAAATAG
- the glnA gene encoding type I glutamate--ammonia ligase: MTTPQEVLKQIQDQKIQMIDLKFIDTPGTWQHLTVFHNQIDESSFTDGVPFDGSSIRGWKGIEESDMTMVLDPNTAWIDPFMKEPTLSIICSIKEPRTGEWYNRCPRVIAQKAVEYLASTGLGDTAFFGPEAEFFIFDDVRYDQTANEGYYHVDSVEGRWNTGRKESPNLGYKTRFKEGYFPVPPTDSFQDIRTEMLLTMAACGVPIEKQHHEVATGGQCELGFKFGKLIEAADWLMTYKYVIKNVARKYGKTVTFMPKPIFGDNGSGMHCHQSIWKGGQPLFAGNEYAKLSKMALHYIGGILKHAPALLAITNPTTNSYKRLVPGYEAPVNLAYSQGNRSASVRIPLSGDNPKAKRLEFRCPDATSNPYLAFAAMLCAGIDGIKNQIDPGEPLDRNIYELSPDELAKIPSTPGSLELALSALEHDHAFLTQTGVFTEDFIQNWIDYKLTNEVKQMQLRPHPYEFALYYDC, translated from the coding sequence ATGACAACCCCACAAGAAGTCTTGAAACAGATTCAAGACCAAAAAATTCAGATGATTGATCTGAAATTCATCGATACACCAGGAACATGGCAACACTTAACCGTGTTCCATAACCAAATCGATGAAAGTTCATTCACTGATGGCGTACCTTTTGACGGTTCTAGCATTCGGGGTTGGAAAGGCATCGAAGAATCAGACATGACAATGGTTCTCGATCCAAATACTGCCTGGATCGACCCATTCATGAAAGAGCCAACTCTAAGTATAATTTGTAGTATTAAGGAACCCCGCACAGGTGAATGGTATAACCGTTGCCCGCGGGTTATTGCCCAAAAAGCAGTAGAATATCTAGCTTCCACAGGACTGGGTGACACAGCCTTCTTTGGCCCTGAAGCTGAATTCTTCATTTTTGATGATGTTCGCTACGACCAAACAGCCAACGAAGGCTACTACCATGTAGATTCTGTCGAAGGCCGTTGGAACACAGGTAGAAAGGAAAGCCCCAACCTCGGTTACAAAACACGCTTCAAAGAGGGTTACTTCCCAGTTCCGCCAACGGATAGCTTCCAAGATATCCGGACAGAAATGCTGTTAACAATGGCAGCCTGCGGTGTACCCATTGAAAAGCAGCACCATGAGGTTGCGACTGGTGGTCAGTGCGAACTAGGTTTCAAATTTGGTAAGCTGATAGAAGCTGCTGACTGGCTGATGACCTACAAATATGTCATCAAGAACGTGGCCAGGAAATACGGCAAAACCGTTACCTTCATGCCAAAACCAATTTTTGGTGATAACGGTTCTGGGATGCACTGTCACCAATCTATCTGGAAAGGTGGTCAGCCGCTGTTTGCCGGTAATGAATACGCTAAGTTGAGTAAGATGGCGTTGCATTACATTGGTGGCATCCTCAAGCACGCACCAGCGTTGTTGGCAATCACTAACCCCACCACCAACTCTTACAAGCGTCTTGTACCCGGTTATGAAGCACCAGTAAACTTGGCTTACTCCCAAGGTAATCGTTCTGCTTCTGTGCGGATTCCCCTATCTGGTGATAACCCTAAAGCCAAGCGTTTAGAATTCCGCTGTCCGGATGCTACTTCTAACCCATATTTAGCATTCGCGGCTATGCTTTGTGCTGGTATCGACGGGATCAAGAATCAAATAGATCCCGGTGAACCTTTAGATAGAAATATCTATGAACTGTCTCCAGATGAACTCGCGAAGATTCCTTCAACTCCCGGTTCTCTGGAACTAGCATTGTCAGCACTAGAACATGATCATGCTTTCTTGACACAAACAGGTGTGTTCACAGAAGACTTTATCCAAAACTGGATTGACTACAAGCTAACTAACGAAGTTAAGCAGATGCAGTTGCGTCCTCATCCTTACGAATTTGCTCTCTATTACGATTGCTGA